The stretch of DNA GGCGCGTGGCGGCGGTATTTCGCGCAAAATCATCAATCCGCAGGATCGCAAGCGTCTGAAAGATATCGTCAAGGAACTCGAAGTGCCGCAGGGCATGGGTGTTATCCTGCGCACGGCGGGTGCCAATCGCACTAAGGCCGAAGTGCGCCGCGACTATGAATATCTTATGCGCCTTTGGGAAAACGTGCGCACGCTGACGCTGCAATCGACAGCCCCCACCCTCGTTTACGAGGAAGGCAGCCTGATCAAGAGGTCGATCCGCGACCTCTATAACAAAGACATTTCAGAAATTCTGGTTTCAGGCGAAAACGGTTATCGCGAGGCCAAGGATTTCATGCGCATGCTCATGCCGAGCCACGCCAAGGTTGTTCAGCCTTATCGCGAACCGGTGCCGATCTTCACACGCAACGGCGTGGAAGCCCAGCTCGACCGCATGCTGCTGCCGCAGGTGACGCTCAAATCGGGTGGCTATCTGATCATCAACCAGACCGAAGCGCTGGTTGCCATCGACGTGAATTCGGGACGCTCCACGCGTGAACATTCTATCGAGGACACGGCACTCCAGACCAATCTGGAAGCAGCCGAAGAAGTGGCGCGGCAATTGCGCCTGCGCGACCTTGCAGGTTTGATTGTCGTCGACTTCATTGACATGGAAGAAAAGCGCAACAACCGCGCCGTCGAAAAGAAGATGAAGGATTGCCTTAAGGATGACCGTGCGCGCATCCAGGTAGGCCGCATCTCGCATTTCGGTCTTCTGGAAATGTCACGCCAGCGTATCCGCGCTTCCGTGCTCGAGAGCACGATGCAGGTCTGCCCGCATTGCGGCGGCTCCGGCCATATCCGCTCGGATTCCTCAATGGCGCTGCACATCATTCGCGGCATAGAGGATTTTCTGCTGCGTCATTCGGGCTACGACATCGTCGTGCGCACGCCCGCCGCATCGGCACTTTACGTGCTCAACAACAAACGCCAGCTTCTGGCTGATCTTGAAGGCCGTTTTGGCGCCGAGATCAGGATTGATGCCGATGAAAGCGTCGGCCATCAGCAATTCGTCATCGAAAAAGGTGCGCCGTCAACGCGTCCGATTACCATCCAGCCCGTGCAGCCGATGGTCTATGAAGATGATATCGAAGACCCGGAAATCCCGCTTGAGGATGATGAGGCCGAAGACGACATCAAGGTCGATGTACAGCCCCGCGAAGAGCGTGAAGAAGATGGTGATCGCAACAAGCGCCGTCGCCGTCGCCGCCGTGGTGGACGCGATCGTGATAATCGCGAGCAATCAGCTGAAGCGGGCGCGTCTGAAGACAGTGCTGAAGCGAGCGATGACAGCGCTTCGGATGCCCTTTCGGACTCTTCGACCAATGAAGAAGACCGCCGTCGCAAGCGTCGCCGCGGTCGCCGGGGTGGTCGCAAGAACCGTCGTGAGGACGAGATCAATGCGACACATGTGCCAGAGCCTGAATTTGTCGGCTATACGCCTGTTCTGCCGGTGAAGTCGGAAGCTGAGGTGCATACGGAAGAGGTAACAGCACCGGAAGTCAAGATCGTCGAGATCGTTGAAGCTGTCGCGGTGACGGAAGCCGTCGAAACGCCGTTGGAAGACGCAAAGCCTGCAAAACCGGCCCGTAAGCCGCGTGCACGCAAAACCGCCAAAACGGAAGAGGCTGAGCAGGAAGTCGTTGCTACCGAAGTGCAGGAAGAACCTGCCAAGCCTGCGCGCAAGACACGCGCCCGCAAGAAGGTTGAAGAGGCACCCGTCGAAGAAGCAGCACCCGTCGAAGCTGAAAAGCCAAAGCGCCGGACCCGTAAGGCGGCTCCGAAGCCTGCCGTCGAAGTCGAGGCGGCACCGACAGAGGTAGCACCCGCCCCGCAGGTCGCGGCCGAACCGGAAGCACTCCCTGAACCCGAAGCCACTCCAGAGCCTGCAAAGCCCGCAGAGCCGGTTGTGACTTCAAGTGACAAAGAAGACCAAAAGCCCAAACGCGGCGGTTGGTGGCAGAAGAAGGGTTTCTTCTAAAAGCCCTTTTTCAAATCAAATAAAAAAACCGGCGGAAACGCCGGTTTTTGTTATGAAATCAGGATTTCTGCCCCGGAAGCCATTCTTCCAATCGACGCATGGCTTCCTGCATGTTCTCGACCTTACCCGCATAGGAAAAGCGCATTGTGCGGTGACCATCGAGCGGATCAAAATCACGGCCCGGTGTGGCGGCGACATTGGTTTCAGCAATCATCCGCCAGGCAAAGTCCATGCTGTCATTGGTGAAGCGCGAGACATCGCAATAGGCGTAGAAAGCCCCATCCATCGGAGCGGCCAGTTTCAGGCCCATTTTCGGCAGATGCTCAAGAAGTATTGCACGGTTTTGCCGATACCGATCCTTGACGCGTTCCAGTTCTGCTGTTGCGTGAAAGGCCTCGATTGCAGCGCGCTGCGAAAGTTCTGGTGCTGAAATATAGAGGCTCTGGCCCAGCCGTTCGACGGCGCGCACGTCATTTTCGGGCAGCACCATCCAGCCGATACGCCAACCGGTCATGCAATAATATTTGGAAAAGGAATTTATGACCGTAATGTCATTGGCAAACTCCAACGCTGTGACATCCTCTGCCGCATAAGACAGCCGGTGATAGATTTCATCCGAAATGACCCGGATACCCAGTTCATGTGCAGTTTCGATGATGGCCTTCAATTCGTGCTTTGGAATTTCGGTACCCGTCGGATTGGCCGGGCTTGCAAACAACACACCCTTCAAAGGCTTCTCTTTGTGCGCCGCAGCCAATGCATCAGCCGTCAGCGCTGGAGCGCCATCGTTTCCGGTCGCGATCTCCACCACTTCGAGCCCCAGCGCCGTAAGGATGTTGCGATACGCGGGATAACCGGGGCGAGTGATCGCCACGCGGTCGCCGGGATCGAAATAGACGATGAAAGCCAGATTGAAAGCTGCCGACGAACCGGTCGTGATGGCAATCCGGCCCGGAGAGACGTCTACGCCATAATGATCGGCATAATGGGCAGCGATTACCTCGCGCAGTTCGATCAGTCCCAGCGCATCGGTGTAGCCGATGCGTCCGTCTTTCAGCGCACGCTCGGCTGCGTCACGCACGATCTGCGGCGCCGGATCGGCGGGCTGGCCTACAGCCATTGAGATGATAGCATGCCCCGCAGCACGGCGTCGGTTTGCCTCCGCCAGCACATCCATGGCATGAAAAGGCTCAACCCGACTGCGGCCAGAAAGAGTGATCAAATTTACCTCCACAATACAACGGGACAATATATTCTGCTTCGCCGTATAAACGCCGGATTGGTAAAGCAACAGCCATTTCTGAACGTATTTGATGGTTTGAAGCTGCCTGTGTAGCAGGGTATAAGATTCGCAAGAATTCTCGACAAGCATGTCAGTCAAGATATTTTAGACAGGACAAGGACGACGAGCACCATGGCAGCATCGATGACGCCGTTTACAACAAAGCGCTTTTGTATCGGTCAAATCGCCCGCCGTGCGCTGGCGGCATTTTCCGCCATGGCGATTGCCGTCACTGCCGTCACCCCTGCATCCGCGCAATCACGCGGTGTGCCTATTGTGCGTGATGCGGAAATCGAGGCTCTGGTTTCCGATTATGCGGCTCCAATTCTCAAAGCGGCAAAACTCAACCGCCGCGGTGTTCGGGTGATTCTCGTCAATTCGCAAAGCTTCAATGCCTTTGTCGATGGACGCCGTATTTTCATTAATACCGGCGCGATCATGCAGTCCGAAACGCCCAATGAAATCATCGGCGTAATTGCACATGAAGCGGGACATCTGGCCGGTGGGCATCAGGACCGTCTGCGTGAACAGTTGAGCCGTGCCCGCACCATGGCTGTGATTGGCACTCTTCTGGGCGTCGGTGCTGGCGTGGCAGGGGCTGCCGCAGGCAGCGGCTCGGCTGCAAGTGCCGGTGGTGGCATTGCGCTCGGCAGCACCGAAATGGCCATGCGCACGCTTTTGAGCTATCAGCGCACCGAGGAAATCACCGCCGACCGTATGGCGGTCAATTATCTCAACGCCACGGGACAATCGACAAAGGGCATGCTGGATACGTTCCAGCGTTTTGCTTCCGCTCTGTCGCTTTCCGGAACCCAGATCGACCAATACCGCATCAGCCACCCTTTGCCGCGTGAGCGTATTGCAAATCTTGAAACACTTGCGAAAAAAAGCCCCTATTTCAACAAGACGGATTCGCCTGCTCTGCAACTGCGTCATGATATGGCGCGCGCCAAGATCGCGGCTTATTCCGGTAGTATGGGTGCGCTGCAACGCATGTTCCGAAGCAATCCCGGCGGACTTGCTGCCCGCTATGGAAATGCCCTTTCCAGCTATCTCAATGGCTCGGCGCGCTCTGCTTTGCCGAAAATCGATGCCCTGATCAAAGAGCAGCCCCAAAATCCCTACTTCCATGAAATCCGCGGTGAAGTTCTGATCAAGGCAAATGATGCCGCAGGCGCTGCCAAGGCTTTTCAAAAGGCCGTATCGCTCGATCCGCGCAAATCGGCGCTTTTGCGTATGAATTACGGTCGCGCCTTAATGCTGACAGGAGCCAAAGCCAACATGCCCACAGCCATTAAGGAGATCAAGGCAGGCATTGCCTCTGACCCCGAATTTCCGGGTGGCTATGGTTACTTGGCGCAAGCCTATGGCCAGCAAGGCGATACGGCTCTTTCCGACCTTGCAAGCGCAGATATGAATTTTTACGCGGGCAAGCTGCAACAAGCCCAGATTTTTGCCATTCGTGCACAAAAAAAGATGAAGCCGGGTTCTTCCGACTGGCTGCGCGCGCAAGACATTATCAGCACCAAAAAATCGAAAAAGTAATGCCGGGCACACGGCCAGTGAATACGACACGGATCGGAATTTAAAATGAAAACATCAGTTTCCATCGCTCTTGCAAGTGGCATTGCTCTGGTTGCCATGAGTGCAAGCTTGTCATCTGTTATGATGGCTCCTGCCCAAGCCGCGGAAACCGCGTTGGACCGCAGCCAAGTCGAAACAATCGTTCGCGATTATCTTCTGAAAAACCCGGAACTTCTTCTTGAAATGCAAAGCGCTCTGGAAACAAAACAGAATTCAGAAGCGCAGGCACAGGTCAAGCAGGTGCTCGCCACCAACAAGAGTGCGCTTTATGATGAAAAGCATGACGCTGTCTTTGGCAATCCCGAGGGCGATGTCACTGTTTACGAGTTTTTCGATTATAATTGCGGTTATTGCAAGCGCGCCCTGCCCGACATGCAAGCGATCCTGAAAAACGACCCAAATGTTCGCTTCGTGTTGAAGGAGTTCCCGATTCTCGGACCAGATTCATTGCATGCGCATGTCGTGGCACAGGCATTCAAGGCCTTGATGCCGGAAAAATATCCTGAATTTCATGCCGTTTTACTCGGCGCGCAGGAGCGCGCCACGGAAGAGTCAGCGATTGCCGATGCGGTGAAGCTCGGCGCAGACGAGAAAGCACTGCGTGAAAAGATGAAAGACCCGGCCATAACGGGTGCTTTCCAAAAGACCTATCAACTCGCAACGCAACTCAATATTACCGGCACGCCGTCTTATATCATCGGTGACGAACTGGTTCCCGGCGCCATCGGAGCCGATGGACTGATCGAAAAAATTGCCGAAGCACGTGGCTCTGCAAAAAACTGAAACGGTTTGGTAATC from Brucella sp. BE17 encodes:
- a CDS encoding Rne/Rng family ribonuclease, with the protein product MSNKMLIDASHPEETRVIVTRGNKIEEFDFESEHKKQLKGNIYLARVTRVEPSLQAAFVEYGGNRHGFLAFSEIHPDYYQIPVADRLALLEAEAKAARDEDDEDEPRPNQNQNSGSRNDRSRGRRRRGGRNGDAQANASESNVPAAEPVGPDFENYVPGTPASALSHKGDVISEAVSNGDDDDVENEEDMVESVGSEDALEELPSHARTNRRQYNIQEVIKRRQILLVQVVKEERGNKGAALTTYLSLAGRYSVLMPNTARGGGISRKIINPQDRKRLKDIVKELEVPQGMGVILRTAGANRTKAEVRRDYEYLMRLWENVRTLTLQSTAPTLVYEEGSLIKRSIRDLYNKDISEILVSGENGYREAKDFMRMLMPSHAKVVQPYREPVPIFTRNGVEAQLDRMLLPQVTLKSGGYLIINQTEALVAIDVNSGRSTREHSIEDTALQTNLEAAEEVARQLRLRDLAGLIVVDFIDMEEKRNNRAVEKKMKDCLKDDRARIQVGRISHFGLLEMSRQRIRASVLESTMQVCPHCGGSGHIRSDSSMALHIIRGIEDFLLRHSGYDIVVRTPAASALYVLNNKRQLLADLEGRFGAEIRIDADESVGHQQFVIEKGAPSTRPITIQPVQPMVYEDDIEDPEIPLEDDEAEDDIKVDVQPREEREEDGDRNKRRRRRRRGGRDRDNREQSAEAGASEDSAEASDDSASDALSDSSTNEEDRRRKRRRGRRGGRKNRREDEINATHVPEPEFVGYTPVLPVKSEAEVHTEEVTAPEVKIVEIVEAVAVTEAVETPLEDAKPAKPARKPRARKTAKTEEAEQEVVATEVQEEPAKPARKTRARKKVEEAPVEEAAPVEAEKPKRRTRKAAPKPAVEVEAAPTEVAPAPQVAAEPEALPEPEATPEPAKPAEPVVTSSDKEDQKPKRGGWWQKKGFF
- a CDS encoding aminotransferase class I/II-fold pyridoxal phosphate-dependent enzyme, whose translation is MITLSGRSRVEPFHAMDVLAEANRRRAAGHAIISMAVGQPADPAPQIVRDAAERALKDGRIGYTDALGLIELREVIAAHYADHYGVDVSPGRIAITTGSSAAFNLAFIVYFDPGDRVAITRPGYPAYRNILTALGLEVVEIATGNDGAPALTADALAAAHKEKPLKGVLFASPANPTGTEIPKHELKAIIETAHELGIRVISDEIYHRLSYAAEDVTALEFANDITVINSFSKYYCMTGWRIGWMVLPENDVRAVERLGQSLYISAPELSQRAAIEAFHATAELERVKDRYRQNRAILLEHLPKMGLKLAAPMDGAFYAYCDVSRFTNDSMDFAWRMIAETNVAATPGRDFDPLDGHRTMRFSYAGKVENMQEAMRRLEEWLPGQKS
- a CDS encoding DsbA family protein; this encodes MKTSVSIALASGIALVAMSASLSSVMMAPAQAAETALDRSQVETIVRDYLLKNPELLLEMQSALETKQNSEAQAQVKQVLATNKSALYDEKHDAVFGNPEGDVTVYEFFDYNCGYCKRALPDMQAILKNDPNVRFVLKEFPILGPDSLHAHVVAQAFKALMPEKYPEFHAVLLGAQERATEESAIADAVKLGADEKALREKMKDPAITGAFQKTYQLATQLNITGTPSYIIGDELVPGAIGADGLIEKIAEARGSAKN
- a CDS encoding M48 family metalloprotease, whose translation is MAASMTPFTTKRFCIGQIARRALAAFSAMAIAVTAVTPASAQSRGVPIVRDAEIEALVSDYAAPILKAAKLNRRGVRVILVNSQSFNAFVDGRRIFINTGAIMQSETPNEIIGVIAHEAGHLAGGHQDRLREQLSRARTMAVIGTLLGVGAGVAGAAAGSGSAASAGGGIALGSTEMAMRTLLSYQRTEEITADRMAVNYLNATGQSTKGMLDTFQRFASALSLSGTQIDQYRISHPLPRERIANLETLAKKSPYFNKTDSPALQLRHDMARAKIAAYSGSMGALQRMFRSNPGGLAARYGNALSSYLNGSARSALPKIDALIKEQPQNPYFHEIRGEVLIKANDAAGAAKAFQKAVSLDPRKSALLRMNYGRALMLTGAKANMPTAIKEIKAGIASDPEFPGGYGYLAQAYGQQGDTALSDLASADMNFYAGKLQQAQIFAIRAQKKMKPGSSDWLRAQDIISTKKSKK